A single Oncorhynchus nerka isolate Pitt River linkage group LG10, Oner_Uvic_2.0, whole genome shotgun sequence DNA region contains:
- the LOC135573757 gene encoding protein FAM161A-like, with the protein MYFISIISSEEGVRSGNEKGHKESATSVTCENEDMDEGFTGTLLPARDAPSWMWEGFSIDDYNPKPQPQGPQPKIITPKLKEDKRCLPKVTVPQPFKMTLREESEGQKQRQLRKAWEETANKPTATLPRFKANPVPKSNQLPLYDKIVEECERQRKVLYEKRRDLMLVMQQPFNLGSKVAHGSAKRMAVAEGDGDGTAAKEGDEGPKPESSVPVRSYKDILKRCAQLATRHPPPTRVEKKLTFQPVINRTIPDFGRLHHRFEDRLRSVRQGMHSTVPQPFSFQVNAGGDQTVSTSQETQKHGKKDPCPLVKWELARILASSQRLTKSALLREEAAKKRLVTREKRLRAEQQKSVAGCSLQKEVAKWLNAQKQRSTARAQRQQQNYRYTS; encoded by the exons ATGTATTTCATTTCCATCATCTCTAGTGAGGAAGGAGTAAGGAGCGGAAATGAAAAGGGGCACAAAGAGTCAGCGACCTCGGTGACATGTGAGAATGAGGACATGGATGAAGGGTTTACAGGGACTCTGCTACCTGCGAGAGATGCTCCTTCGTGGATGTGGGAGGGCTTCTCCATAGATGACTACAACCCAAAACCCCAACCCCAAGGTCCCCAACCAAAGATCATCACACCCAAACTGAAGGAAGATAAGAGATGCCTACCCAAAGTGACCGTGCCGCAGCCTTTCAAGATGACCCTGCGTGAGGAGAGCGAGGGGCAGAAGCAGAGGCAGCTTAGGAAGGCCTGGGAGGAGACTGCCAACAAGCCCACAGCCACGCTGCCTCGATTCAAAGCGAACCCTGTTCCCAAGAGCAACCAGTTGCCCTTGTATGATAAGATCGTAGAGGAGtgtgagaggcagagaaaggtTCTCTATGAGAAACGGAGAGATCTCATGCTGGTCATGCAACAGCCCTTTAACTTGGGGTCAAAGGTTGCACATGGTTCTGCCAAGAGGATGGCTGTAGCTGAGGGTGATGGAGATGGAACAGCAGCCAAGGAGGGAGACGAGGGACCAAAGCCGGAGAGTTCAGTTCCTGTCCGCTCCTATAAGGACATACTGAAAAGATGTGCCCAGCTGGCTACTCGTCATCCCCCTCCAACCAGAGTGGAGAAGAAGCTCACTTTCCAACCCGTTATCAACCGGACTATACCCGACTTTGGGAGGTTGCACCACAGGTTTGAGGACCGTCTCAGGAGTGTCAGACAGGGAATGCATTCCACTGTGCCACAGCCTTTTAGTTTCCAGGTGAACGCTGGAGGGGATCAGACTGTCAGTACGTCTCAGGAAACTCAAAAGCATGGCAAGAAGGACCCATGCCCCTTGGTGAAGTGGGAGCTAGCTAGAATTCTGGCCAGCTCACAAAGACTTACCAAGTCTGCACTGCTACGAGAGGAGGCTGCAAA GAAGAGACTAGTaacgagagagaagagactgagagCAGAGCAGCAGAAGTCAGTAGCTGGCTGTAGTCTTCAGAAAGAAGTGGCCAAGTGGCTCAACGCCCAGAAACAGCGCAGTACTGCCAGGGCACAGCGGCAACAACAGAACTACAGGTATACCTCTTAA
- the zgc:165604 gene encoding immunoglobulin superfamily member 11 isoform X3 codes for MGCAGGWLLQAVCLLSTLLDYGAVRVTMRHSNLEVVQGDSVTLPCSFFTMSPLSRLNIIWTLAPFSDPDSPTQVIVFDHGQVIENPSLTGRVGFLGIPWSADIILNNTRISDAGTYRCMVSNPPETGDPGIGELALNVLAPPSLPLCLWDGVTDTGGSVALSCMVAEGVPTPKMRWDKLEPEEISLPINMDGSVQIVNISSQNSGLYRCSVTNLLGTQNCYVNLSIYSPPASSPGILQGVLLTLSMALVLLALLVLVLWLHRSGQKRKWTEGKEEECYNEIRYTPSLIKRSFV; via the exons ATGGGCTGTGCTGGAGGGTGGCTGCTCCAGGCTGTGTGTCTGCTGTCTACCCTTCTGGATTATG GTGCAGTGAGGGTAACCATGAGACACTCCAATCTGGAGGTGGTTCAGGGGGACTCGGTGACCCTGCCCTGCTCCTTCTTCACCATGAGTCCCCTGTCCAGACTCAACATCATCTGGACCCTGGCACCCTTCTCTGACCCAGACTCCCCCACACAG GTGATAGTGTTTGATCATGGCCAGGTGATCGAGAACCCCTCCCTGACAGGCAGGGTGGGTTTCCTAGGCATCCCCTGGAGTGCTGACATCATCCTCAACAACACACGCATCTCAGATGCTGGCACCTACCGCTGCATGGTGAGCAACCCCCCAGAGACTGGAGACCCTGGTATAGGGGAACTGGCCCTTAACGTCCTGG CACCACCCTCGCTGCCCCTGTGCCTGTGGGATGGGGTCACTGATACAGGGGGGAGCGTTGCCCTGTCCTGCATGGTGGCTGAGGGGGTGCCCACTCCCAAGATGCGGTGGGATAAATTGGAACCAGAGGAAATCTCACTACCCATCAACATGGACG GCTCTGTCCAGATAGTCAACATCTCGTCCCAGAACTCTGGGCTGTACCGCTGCTCCGTCACCAACCTCCTGGGGACCCAGAACTGTTACGTCAACCTGTCTATCTACAGCC CTCCAGCCAGCTCCCCAGGGATCCTCCAGGGGGTGTTGTTGACCCTGTCCATGGCCCTGGTTCTGCTGGCCTTGCTGGTGCTGGTACTGTGGCTTCATCGTTCTGGCCAGAAGAGGAAGTGGAcggaggggaaggaagaggagtGTTATAACGAGATAAGGTACACTCCCTCTCTGATCAAACGCTCTTTTGTTTGA
- the zgc:165604 gene encoding immunoglobulin superfamily member 11 isoform X1, which yields MGCAGGWLLQAVCLLSTLLDYGAVRVTMRHSNLEVVQGDSVTLPCSFFTMSPLSRLNIIWTLAPFSDPDSPTQVIVFDHGQVIENPSLTGRVGFLGIPWSADIILNNTRISDAGTYRCMVSNPPETGDPGIGELALNVLAPPSLPLCLWDGVTDTGGSVALSCMVAEGVPTPKMRWDKLEPEEISLPINMDGDLSGSVQIVNISSQNSGLYRCSVTNLLGTQNCYVNLSIYSPPASSPGILQGVLLTLSMALVLLALLVLVLWLHRSGQKRKWTEGKEEECYNEIRYTPSLIKRSFV from the exons ATGGGCTGTGCTGGAGGGTGGCTGCTCCAGGCTGTGTGTCTGCTGTCTACCCTTCTGGATTATG GTGCAGTGAGGGTAACCATGAGACACTCCAATCTGGAGGTGGTTCAGGGGGACTCGGTGACCCTGCCCTGCTCCTTCTTCACCATGAGTCCCCTGTCCAGACTCAACATCATCTGGACCCTGGCACCCTTCTCTGACCCAGACTCCCCCACACAG GTGATAGTGTTTGATCATGGCCAGGTGATCGAGAACCCCTCCCTGACAGGCAGGGTGGGTTTCCTAGGCATCCCCTGGAGTGCTGACATCATCCTCAACAACACACGCATCTCAGATGCTGGCACCTACCGCTGCATGGTGAGCAACCCCCCAGAGACTGGAGACCCTGGTATAGGGGAACTGGCCCTTAACGTCCTGG CACCACCCTCGCTGCCCCTGTGCCTGTGGGATGGGGTCACTGATACAGGGGGGAGCGTTGCCCTGTCCTGCATGGTGGCTGAGGGGGTGCCCACTCCCAAGATGCGGTGGGATAAATTGGAACCAGAGGAAATCTCACTACCCATCAACATGGACG GGGACCTATCAGGCTCTGTCCAGATAGTCAACATCTCGTCCCAGAACTCTGGGCTGTACCGCTGCTCCGTCACCAACCTCCTGGGGACCCAGAACTGTTACGTCAACCTGTCTATCTACAGCC CTCCAGCCAGCTCCCCAGGGATCCTCCAGGGGGTGTTGTTGACCCTGTCCATGGCCCTGGTTCTGCTGGCCTTGCTGGTGCTGGTACTGTGGCTTCATCGTTCTGGCCAGAAGAGGAAGTGGAcggaggggaaggaagaggagtGTTATAACGAGATAAGGTACACTCCCTCTCTGATCAAACGCTCTTTTGTTTGA
- the zgc:165604 gene encoding immunoglobulin superfamily member 11 isoform X2, translated as MGCAGGWLLQAVCLLSTLLDYGAVRVTMRHSNLEVVQGDSVTLPCSFFTMSPLSRLNIIWTLAPFSDPDSPTQVIVFDHGQVIENPSLTGRVGFLGIPWSADIILNNTRISDAGTYRCMVSNPPETGDPGIGELALNVLAPPSLPLCLWDGVTDTGGSVALSCMVAEGVPTPKMRWDKLEPEEISLPINMDGDLSGSVQIVNISSQNSGLYRCSVTNLLGTQNCYVNLSIYSPPASSPGILQGVLLTLSMALVLLALLVLVLWLHRSGQKRKWTEGKEEECYNEISVHWRMKRVT; from the exons ATGGGCTGTGCTGGAGGGTGGCTGCTCCAGGCTGTGTGTCTGCTGTCTACCCTTCTGGATTATG GTGCAGTGAGGGTAACCATGAGACACTCCAATCTGGAGGTGGTTCAGGGGGACTCGGTGACCCTGCCCTGCTCCTTCTTCACCATGAGTCCCCTGTCCAGACTCAACATCATCTGGACCCTGGCACCCTTCTCTGACCCAGACTCCCCCACACAG GTGATAGTGTTTGATCATGGCCAGGTGATCGAGAACCCCTCCCTGACAGGCAGGGTGGGTTTCCTAGGCATCCCCTGGAGTGCTGACATCATCCTCAACAACACACGCATCTCAGATGCTGGCACCTACCGCTGCATGGTGAGCAACCCCCCAGAGACTGGAGACCCTGGTATAGGGGAACTGGCCCTTAACGTCCTGG CACCACCCTCGCTGCCCCTGTGCCTGTGGGATGGGGTCACTGATACAGGGGGGAGCGTTGCCCTGTCCTGCATGGTGGCTGAGGGGGTGCCCACTCCCAAGATGCGGTGGGATAAATTGGAACCAGAGGAAATCTCACTACCCATCAACATGGACG GGGACCTATCAGGCTCTGTCCAGATAGTCAACATCTCGTCCCAGAACTCTGGGCTGTACCGCTGCTCCGTCACCAACCTCCTGGGGACCCAGAACTGTTACGTCAACCTGTCTATCTACAGCC CTCCAGCCAGCTCCCCAGGGATCCTCCAGGGGGTGTTGTTGACCCTGTCCATGGCCCTGGTTCTGCTGGCCTTGCTGGTGCTGGTACTGTGGCTTCATCGTTCTGGCCAGAAGAGGAAGTGGAcggaggggaaggaagaggagtGTTATAACGAGATAAG TGTCCATTGGAGAATGAAGAGAGTTACCTAA